In a genomic window of Myxococcus fulvus:
- a CDS encoding thiol-disulfide oxidoreductase DCC family protein: MVLRTTPPGHDVILYDGHCRICSGAAREFQRLLGGRGTELRSFRDEGVLEAFPGISAERCELAMQLVRADGRVMEGAEAIVRALGRHPLGRLLYVYYVPGLRQLVDVVYRAVARYRFRIAGRTCTDGRCEVHFK, encoded by the coding sequence ATGGTGCTGAGGACGACACCCCCGGGACATGATGTGATCCTCTACGACGGGCACTGCCGCATCTGCAGCGGCGCGGCCCGCGAGTTCCAGCGGCTGCTGGGCGGACGAGGCACGGAGCTGCGCTCGTTCCGGGACGAGGGCGTGCTGGAGGCCTTTCCGGGCATCAGCGCGGAGCGGTGTGAGCTGGCCATGCAGTTGGTCCGCGCGGACGGGCGGGTGATGGAGGGCGCGGAGGCCATCGTCCGGGCGCTGGGCCGGCATCCCCTGGGGCGGCTGTTGTACGTCTATTACGTCCCCGGGCTGCGGCAGTTGGTGGATGTCGTGTACCGGGCCGTGGCGCGCTATCGGTTCCGGATTGCCGGGCGGACGTGCACGGATGGCCGTTGCGAGGTCCACTTCAAATAG